In Kocuria turfanensis, a single genomic region encodes these proteins:
- the pepN gene encoding aminopeptidase N — protein MPGTNLTRQEAAARAETVAVDAYDVVLDLTRGERLFRSTTTVRFRAVPGASTFIDAITDTVHSVVLNGRELDPAEVSDGARIQLPGLEDENVLTVEADCRYMNTGEGLHRFVDPVDDEVYLYTQFEVADTRRMFAVFEQPDLKARFAFTVTAPAHWTVVSTQPTPEPVPAGPGAATWSFSPTPVVPCYVTALIAGPYASVHDELVSADGRTVPLGLYARRSLMEHVEAEEMFGITKRGFEFFEAQFGMPYPFEKYDQLFVPQFNAGAMENAGAVTFVELYVFRSRPTQARVERRAITILHELAHMWFGDFVTMRWWNDLWLNESFAEFMSTLAAAENTRYTDAWTTFAAGEKSWGYEQDQLPTTHPIKAEIRDLEDVLVNFDGITYAKGASVLKQLVAWVGQEQFMAGLNRYFREHAWGNTELRDLMVRLEEASGRDLEQWSAKWLETAGVNTLTPVLETDEDGVIRSFRIEQTAPEEHPTLRPHRLAVGFYDHDGEQGKLVRTHRVELDVDGPVTEVAELVGRELPDLVLLNDDDLAYAKIRLDECSLDTALTHLKNFERTLPRALVQASVWDGVHDGETPARRYVELVLGNIAHETDSTGIQVQLRRLETVLEGYVAEPVREAVQHDAADRLWRLTEEAGAGSDQQLQFLKAFARHARTAGQLDVLEQLLDGRRSLAGLALDTDLRWAVLTALCAGGRLGDEAVDAMLAEDNTENGAIAAARARAAVPTAEAKARAWEQIMVEGSLPNSIQDAAIDGFRTAADPSLLEPWAEQYFAAMPELWRTRTHELAQQIAVGMYPNIPTQRTVDATDAFLAGLPVDLHGLRRLVLEQRDATARAVRGQAVDARYEVARA, from the coding sequence GTGCCCGGAACCAACCTGACCCGCCAGGAGGCGGCCGCGCGGGCCGAGACCGTCGCCGTGGACGCCTACGACGTGGTCCTGGACCTCACCCGCGGCGAGCGGCTCTTCCGCTCGACGACCACCGTGCGCTTCCGGGCCGTCCCGGGCGCCTCGACGTTCATCGACGCGATCACCGACACGGTGCACTCCGTGGTGCTCAACGGCAGGGAGCTGGACCCCGCAGAGGTCTCCGACGGGGCGCGGATCCAGCTGCCGGGCCTGGAGGACGAGAACGTGCTGACGGTCGAGGCGGACTGCCGGTACATGAACACCGGCGAGGGCCTGCACCGGTTCGTGGACCCGGTCGACGACGAGGTCTACCTCTACACCCAGTTCGAGGTGGCGGACACGCGCCGGATGTTCGCCGTGTTCGAGCAGCCGGACCTCAAGGCGCGCTTCGCGTTCACGGTCACGGCCCCCGCGCACTGGACGGTGGTCTCCACCCAGCCCACCCCGGAGCCCGTGCCGGCCGGTCCCGGCGCGGCCACGTGGTCCTTCTCCCCCACGCCCGTGGTGCCCTGCTACGTCACGGCCCTCATCGCCGGCCCCTACGCCTCCGTGCACGACGAGCTCGTCAGCGCCGACGGGCGCACGGTGCCGCTGGGGCTGTACGCCCGGCGCTCGCTCATGGAGCACGTCGAGGCGGAGGAGATGTTCGGCATCACCAAGCGGGGCTTCGAGTTCTTCGAGGCGCAGTTCGGGATGCCCTACCCCTTCGAGAAGTACGACCAGCTCTTCGTCCCGCAGTTCAACGCCGGGGCCATGGAGAACGCCGGGGCGGTGACCTTCGTGGAGCTCTACGTGTTCCGCTCCCGGCCCACGCAGGCGCGCGTGGAGCGGCGGGCGATCACGATCCTGCACGAGCTGGCGCACATGTGGTTCGGGGACTTCGTGACCATGCGCTGGTGGAACGACCTGTGGCTCAACGAGTCCTTCGCGGAGTTCATGTCCACCCTCGCCGCGGCGGAGAACACCCGCTACACCGACGCGTGGACGACCTTCGCCGCCGGGGAGAAGTCCTGGGGCTACGAGCAGGACCAGCTGCCCACCACCCACCCCATCAAGGCCGAGATCCGCGACCTCGAGGACGTGCTCGTCAACTTCGACGGCATCACCTACGCCAAGGGCGCCTCGGTGCTCAAGCAGCTGGTCGCGTGGGTGGGCCAGGAGCAGTTCATGGCCGGGCTGAACCGGTACTTCCGGGAGCACGCGTGGGGCAACACCGAGCTGCGGGACCTCATGGTCCGGCTCGAGGAGGCCAGCGGCCGGGACCTGGAGCAGTGGTCCGCCAAGTGGCTCGAGACCGCCGGGGTGAACACCCTGACCCCGGTGCTCGAGACCGACGAGGACGGGGTGATCCGCTCCTTCCGGATCGAGCAGACCGCCCCCGAGGAGCACCCGACCCTCCGCCCGCACCGGCTGGCCGTCGGGTTCTACGACCACGACGGCGAGCAGGGCAAGCTCGTGCGCACCCACCGGGTGGAGCTCGACGTCGACGGACCCGTCACCGAGGTGGCCGAGCTGGTCGGCCGGGAGCTGCCGGACCTGGTGCTGCTCAACGACGACGACCTCGCCTACGCGAAGATCCGCCTCGACGAGTGCTCCCTGGACACCGCGCTCACGCACCTGAAGAACTTCGAGCGGACCCTGCCCCGGGCCCTCGTCCAGGCCTCCGTGTGGGACGGCGTGCACGACGGCGAGACCCCGGCCCGCCGCTACGTGGAGCTCGTGCTGGGCAACATCGCCCACGAGACGGACTCCACCGGCATCCAGGTCCAGCTGCGCCGGCTGGAGACGGTGCTGGAGGGCTACGTGGCCGAACCGGTGCGCGAGGCCGTGCAGCACGACGCCGCCGACCGGCTGTGGCGGCTCACCGAGGAGGCCGGGGCCGGGTCCGACCAGCAGCTGCAGTTCCTCAAGGCCTTCGCCCGGCACGCCCGCACGGCCGGCCAGCTCGACGTGCTCGAGCAGCTGCTGGACGGGCGCCGGTCCCTGGCGGGCCTGGCCCTGGACACCGACCTGCGCTGGGCGGTGCTCACCGCCCTGTGCGCCGGGGGGCGCCTCGGGGACGAGGCGGTGGACGCGATGCTCGCCGAGGACAACACCGAGAACGGCGCCATCGCCGCGGCCCGCGCCCGCGCCGCGGTCCCCACGGCCGAGGCCAAGGCCCGGGCCTGGGAGCAGATCATGGTGGAGGGCTCGCTGCCCAACTCCATCCAGGACGCGGCGATCGACGGGTTCCGCACGGCCGCCGACCCGTCCCTGCTCGAGCCCTGGGCCGAGCAGTACTTCGCGGCGATGCCCGAGCTGTGGCGCACCCGCACCCACGAGCTCGCCCAGCAGATCGCCGTGGGGATGTACCCGAACATCCCCACCCAGCGCACCGTCGACGCCACGGACGCGTTCCTGGCCGGACTGCCCGTGGACCTGCACGGGCTGCGCCGGCTCGTGCTCGAGCAGCGCGACGCCACCGCCCGCGCGGTCCGCGGTCAGGCCGTGGACGCCCGGTACGAGGTGGCGCGGGCATGA
- a CDS encoding globin, which produces MPQVGDERQEAEAGTSASFYEQVGGHETFVKLVHEFYARVAEDERFRALYPDDDLGPAEERLRMFLEQYWGGPTTYSEQRGHPRLRMRHMPFPVDVWARETWLKHMRAALDTLELSPLHDGIIWDYFDRAAHAMINRPG; this is translated from the coding sequence GTGCCGCAGGTCGGCGACGAGCGGCAGGAGGCCGAGGCGGGCACGTCGGCGTCGTTCTACGAGCAGGTGGGCGGGCACGAGACGTTCGTGAAGCTCGTGCACGAGTTCTACGCCCGGGTGGCCGAGGACGAGCGGTTCCGGGCGCTGTACCCGGACGACGACCTCGGCCCCGCCGAGGAGCGGCTGCGGATGTTCCTCGAGCAGTACTGGGGCGGGCCCACCACCTACTCCGAGCAGCGCGGGCACCCGCGGCTGCGGATGCGGCACATGCCGTTCCCCGTGGACGTGTGGGCCCGGGAGACGTGGCTGAAGCACATGCGCGCAGCCCTGGACACCCTGGAGCTCTCGCCGCTGCACGACGGGATCATCTGGGACTACTTCGACCGTGCCGCCCACGCCATGATCAACCGCCCCGGCTGA